One Prunus dulcis unplaced genomic scaffold, ALMONDv2, whole genome shotgun sequence genomic window carries:
- the LOC117612523 gene encoding uncharacterized protein LOC117612523, protein MISTISGGPTIAGMSNRSMKQYVRAAQLPQVFGIEVNWHQEVPKVRWEPITFCEEEEEGVLYPHDDPMIIRVEIADYDVGRVLIDTGSSVSVIFNETFREMGINDNQVNRQLTPLLSFSGDLVQPISSVKLPITFGTAPRKTTTYDQFLVVDCPTAYNVIVGRTALTRVKAHLSPHMLLMKFPTPNGTGAVRGNQLSARTCYTTALKATSFKLNDETMSVQGLPNGTGPVDDPIDESPTPHTQPAEELETVTLSDEQPNRQVRIGTRLTPALRTQFINFLRHHLEVFAWSYEDMPGIAPEVISHKLSISPAYKPVRQKHRSYDVERYEAMRTEVDKLQTIGFIREATYPVWLANSVMVRKARGGWLMCQDYTDLNKAYLKDSFPLPRIDQLVDATAGHELLSFMDAYSGYNHILMHPSDSEHTAFINGQRVVLL, encoded by the coding sequence ATGATAAGCACTATCAGCGGTGGCCCAACCATTGCGGGGATGAGCAACCGGTCAATGAAGCAATACGTGCGCGCCGCGCAGCTTCCTCAGGTATTCGGCATAGAGGTGAATTGGCACCAAGAAGTACCAAAAGTTCGTTGGGAACCGATCACATTCTgcgaagaggaggaagagggagTCCTCTATCCCCACGATGACCCGATGATCATCCGAGTAGAAATTGCCGACTACGATGTAGGTCGAGTACTGATCGACACCGGGAGTTCCGTAAGCGTGATTTTTAACGAAACTTTCCGAGAAATGGGAATAAACGACAACCAGGTCAACCGGCAGTTGACACCTTTGTTAAGTTTCTCTGGAGACCTGGTCCAACCGATCAGCAGTGTAAAGCTGCCAATTACCTTCGGAACCGCACCAAGAAAAACAACGACATACGATCAGTTCCTCGTCGTTGACTGCCCGACAGCATACAACGTCATCGTTGGGCGAACGGCACTCACGAGGGTTAAGGCGCATCTTTCGCCCCACATGCTATTGATGAAGTTCCCGACCCCCAACGGCACGGGGGCTGTCCGAGGAAATCAGCTAAGCGCGCGAACTTGCTACACCACGGCCCTCAAGGCAACCTCTTTCAAGCTCAACGATGAGACCATGTCTGTGCAGGGGTTACCGAACGGTACGGGACCAGTTGACGACCCAATAGATGAGTCCCCGACTCCTCACACACAACCCGCCGAGGAACTGGAGACGGTAACCTTGAGCGATGAACAGCCCAATCGTCAGGTTAGAATCGGCACAAGACTCACCCCTGCCCTCCGAACGcaattcataaatttcttgCGGCACCATTTGGAGGTGTTCGCATGGTCATATGAAGATATGCCTGGCATCGCCCCAGAGGTCATCAGCCATAAACTCAGCATTTCCCCCGCTTATAAGCCCGTAAGGCAGAAGCACCGATCGTACGATGTCGAACGATACGAAGCCATGCGTACAGAGGTCGAcaaacttcaaaccatcggCTTCATCAGGGAGGCTACGTATCCGGTGTGGCTGGCAAATTCTGTAATGGTGCGAAAGGCTAGAGGTGGGTGGCTAatgtgccaagactatacCGATCTCAACAAGGCCTACCTGAAGGACAGCTTTCCGTTGCCACGAATTGACCAGCTTGTGGACGCTACTGCCGGCCACGAActgctcagcttcatggaCGCCTATTCCGGCTACAATCATATATTAATGCACCCTTCTGATAGCGAACACACCGCATTCATAAACGGACAAAGGGTTGTACTGTTATAA